In Flavobacterium cerinum, one genomic interval encodes:
- a CDS encoding LysR family transcriptional regulator: protein MSDIRLKIFYTVADHLSFTKAAEILCITQPAVTKNIKELETELDIRLFERQGNKIALTEAGLILYQHAGSIFEIYRKIQYDLGLLKDKQTGELVLGASTTLSHYILPPILANFYKHFPDIRISLLDANTEKIENAVLRKKVALGIVEGKSNNKDLKYIPFLKDEIVAVVHTSQELASNDTISKDDLLRIPLVLRENGSGSLDVIAHELRSHNIRLNDLNIIMQLGSTESIKSFLSNSNCMAFLSISAVSKEITEGEFKVIDIDDLDIKRIFYFAHLQGQPEKIPEIFLRFAQNSITKSYTL from the coding sequence ATGTCTGATATACGCCTTAAAATATTTTATACCGTTGCCGACCATCTAAGCTTTACTAAAGCTGCGGAAATCCTGTGTATTACTCAGCCGGCCGTCACTAAAAACATTAAGGAACTGGAAACCGAGCTCGATATCCGGTTGTTTGAACGACAGGGAAATAAAATAGCCTTAACTGAAGCCGGGTTAATACTGTACCAACATGCCGGATCTATTTTTGAAATTTATCGTAAAATTCAGTATGATCTCGGCCTTTTAAAAGACAAGCAAACCGGCGAATTAGTATTAGGAGCCAGTACAACGTTAAGTCATTATATCCTACCTCCTATTTTGGCTAATTTTTACAAACACTTTCCGGATATTCGAATTTCTCTTTTAGATGCCAATACAGAAAAGATTGAAAACGCTGTTCTCCGGAAAAAAGTGGCACTCGGTATTGTAGAAGGTAAATCCAATAACAAGGATTTAAAATACATTCCTTTTCTAAAAGACGAAATTGTTGCTGTAGTTCATACTTCACAGGAACTGGCATCCAATGACACGATCAGTAAAGATGATTTGCTGCGTATACCGCTTGTATTACGGGAAAACGGCTCCGGTAGTCTTGATGTTATTGCCCATGAACTCCGATCCCATAATATCCGGTTAAATGATCTGAATATTATCATGCAGCTTGGTAGTACCGAAAGTATCAAATCCTTTCTTTCCAATTCCAATTGTATGGCATTCCTGTCCATTTCAGCGGTTAGTAAAGAAATTACCGAAGGTGAATTTAAAGTAATCGACATTGACGATCTGGATATTAAGCGTATTTTTTATTTTGCTCATTTACAAGGCCAACCGGAAAAAATACCGGAAATATTTCTGCGCTTTGCCCAAAACAGTATAACCAAAAGTTATACCCTATAA